Proteins encoded within one genomic window of Rubripirellula tenax:
- a CDS encoding ParA family protein, with product MGRILCVVNQKGGVGKTTTAVNLSAALALAGQRTLLVDMDPQCNATSSLGISPSDGHALVSDDDLATHILDTRQNNLSLVPGSRTFHDVDKMANSDDKQSLLVRRHFDAAISDYDFVLIDCPPSVGALTQTALNASTEVLMPIQCEYFAMEGVVQLIQTIKKVMVSTDGRLTLGGILLTMYDPHLELTHEVDEEVRDFFGDIVFDNVVPRDVSLCEAPSHGKTVFQYAPRSRGAFAYTQLCMEVLQRD from the coding sequence GTGGGAAGGATACTTTGCGTGGTCAATCAGAAAGGAGGCGTGGGCAAAACCACCACTGCCGTCAATCTTTCTGCCGCGCTGGCTCTTGCCGGCCAGCGGACGCTGCTGGTCGATATGGACCCCCAGTGCAATGCGACGTCGTCCCTGGGCATTTCACCTTCCGACGGACACGCATTGGTCAGCGACGATGACCTGGCGACCCACATACTCGATACACGCCAAAACAACCTTTCGCTCGTGCCCGGCAGCCGGACCTTCCACGACGTCGACAAGATGGCCAACAGCGACGACAAGCAATCGCTTCTCGTTCGCCGCCACTTCGACGCCGCGATCAGCGACTATGACTTCGTGCTGATCGATTGCCCGCCCAGCGTCGGTGCTTTGACTCAAACCGCCCTGAACGCATCCACGGAAGTGTTGATGCCGATCCAGTGCGAGTACTTTGCGATGGAAGGCGTCGTGCAGTTGATCCAGACCATCAAGAAGGTGATGGTCTCCACCGACGGGCGACTCACGCTCGGTGGCATCCTGCTGACGATGTACGACCCGCATTTAGAACTCACTCACGAAGTTGACGAAGAAGTTCGGGATTTCTTCGGAGACATTGTTTTTGATAACGTCGTGCCTCGGGACGTTTCGCTATGCGAAGCACCGAGTCACGGCAAGACCGTGTTCCAATACGCCCCGCGATCGCGTGGCGCGTTCGCTTATACCCAGCTGTGCATGGAGGTGCTCCAACGTGACTAG
- the rimI gene encoding ribosomal protein S18-alanine N-acetyltransferase, with amino-acid sequence MIRRDMPAVLGIENSSFEFNWTEDDFIRCLRQRNCIGMVAEEGDKVVGFMIYELHKNRLHILNFAVAEDQRRNGVGLAMIGKLLGKLSQERRNRIMLEVRETNLEAQLFFKKIGFRAVSVLRDFYEDTDEDAYLMQYRYQASAEELAEPHNRISRLAG; translated from the coding sequence ATGATCCGTCGGGATATGCCGGCCGTATTGGGGATCGAAAACAGTAGTTTCGAATTCAATTGGACGGAGGATGATTTCATCCGCTGCCTTCGCCAACGGAACTGCATCGGCATGGTGGCCGAAGAAGGCGACAAAGTGGTCGGCTTCATGATTTACGAGCTGCACAAGAATCGGCTCCATATTCTCAATTTCGCCGTCGCCGAAGATCAACGCCGCAACGGTGTCGGCTTGGCGATGATCGGCAAGTTGCTCGGCAAGCTGTCGCAAGAGCGACGAAACCGGATCATGTTGGAGGTCCGTGAAACGAACCTCGAAGCGCAATTGTTTTTCAAAAAGATTGGCTTCCGCGCTGTGTCGGTTCTACGTGACTTCTATGAAGACACCGACGAAGACGCCTACCTGATGCAATACCGCTATCAAGCAAGCGCCGAAGAATTGGCCGAGCCCCATAACCGCATCTCACGGTTGGCCGGTTAG
- a CDS encoding phosphoribosylanthranilate isomerase: MFRVKICGVRLKSDVEAVGQSGADAIGLNFFPPSIRYVDPAEAATRELSELARSLGLIRIGVFVNETPLKIAEVVANVGLDAVQLHGDETIESAAGVSGRKLRAIKLPTGTLSVTQIDAACRPWIDAGYHVLFDADAGAAHGGSGKTLDWPSIASWAARSPSASWTLAGGLTPDNVSEAIRASSAQSVDTASGVESPKGTKSTDLIRRFSRVMRAWPGSTHGK, encoded by the coding sequence GTGTTTCGAGTCAAAATCTGTGGCGTTCGGCTGAAGTCAGACGTCGAAGCCGTCGGTCAGTCGGGTGCTGATGCGATCGGATTGAACTTCTTTCCGCCCAGCATTCGCTACGTCGATCCGGCCGAAGCGGCGACGCGCGAGTTGTCGGAACTCGCACGATCGTTGGGGCTGATTCGGATCGGTGTGTTTGTGAATGAAACGCCTTTGAAGATCGCGGAAGTCGTCGCCAACGTCGGGTTGGACGCGGTCCAGTTGCATGGTGACGAGACGATCGAGTCCGCGGCCGGAGTTTCGGGTCGCAAGCTGCGTGCGATCAAATTGCCCACCGGGACGTTGTCGGTAACCCAAATCGATGCTGCCTGTCGACCGTGGATCGATGCTGGCTATCACGTGCTGTTTGACGCCGACGCCGGCGCCGCTCATGGAGGCAGCGGCAAGACGCTCGATTGGCCGTCGATCGCTTCTTGGGCGGCGCGAAGCCCGTCGGCCTCCTGGACGCTGGCGGGTGGTTTAACGCCCGACAATGTGTCGGAAGCAATTCGTGCCAGTTCCGCACAGAGTGTCGATACGGCCAGCGGCGTCGAATCTCCCAAAGGGACGAAGTCAACGGATCTGATTCGCCGTTTTTCCCGCGTTATGCGGGCTTGGCCGGGATCTACCCACGGGAAGTGA
- a CDS encoding ParB/RepB/Spo0J family partition protein: protein MTSATTNKDRRLGKGLAALLGDSMDDDAPRGSDGAGASSGASHGIESIELNVNEVENNPFQPRREFNTDEIASLAESIKSHQQLQPILVRIVDGKYQLISGERRLRATIHAGLTKIRAEVREADDRLVAELAIIENLQRKDLNPIEKAMSFKRYITEHKCKQDDLARRLSIDRSTIANLMRLLELPQQILDWLTAGEISAGHARALLPVGDEEIQVNIARKIMDDRWSVRATETHIAELLKKEEDEDTGKKVVNASRQKRRPVSPQIEAMQQEMRMIFGTKVEIKSSARSRGKITIHFTDADEFDRLKDILCVAAKPNLRIAG, encoded by the coding sequence GTGACTAGTGCAACGACCAATAAAGACCGGAGACTAGGCAAAGGACTTGCCGCTCTTCTTGGTGATTCGATGGATGACGATGCACCTCGCGGCAGCGACGGTGCAGGCGCCTCATCCGGCGCGTCCCACGGGATCGAGTCGATCGAATTGAACGTCAACGAGGTTGAGAACAATCCGTTCCAACCTCGCCGCGAATTCAATACCGACGAAATCGCGTCGCTTGCCGAGTCGATCAAGAGCCACCAACAATTGCAACCGATCCTGGTTCGCATCGTTGACGGCAAGTACCAACTGATCAGCGGCGAACGCCGACTGCGGGCGACCATCCACGCCGGTCTGACCAAGATCCGCGCGGAAGTTCGCGAAGCCGACGATCGCTTGGTTGCCGAATTGGCGATCATCGAAAACTTGCAACGCAAGGATTTGAATCCGATCGAAAAAGCGATGTCGTTCAAACGCTACATCACCGAACACAAGTGCAAACAAGACGACCTGGCTCGTCGTTTGAGTATCGATCGCAGTACGATCGCCAACCTGATGCGACTGCTCGAGCTGCCTCAACAGATCCTCGATTGGCTGACCGCCGGCGAAATCAGCGCAGGCCACGCACGAGCCCTCTTGCCTGTCGGTGACGAAGAAATCCAAGTCAACATCGCTCGCAAGATCATGGACGATCGCTGGAGCGTACGGGCGACGGAGACGCACATCGCTGAACTTCTCAAGAAAGAAGAAGACGAAGATACCGGCAAGAAGGTCGTCAACGCGTCGCGTCAAAAGCGTCGTCCGGTGTCACCGCAAATCGAAGCGATGCAGCAAGAGATGCGGATGATCTTCGGTACAAAAGTGGAGATCAAATCGTCGGCCCGCAGTCGCGGCAAGATCACGATCCACTTTACGGATGCGGACGAGTTCGATCGTTTGAAGGATATCCTTTGCGTCGCAGCGAAGCCCAACTTACGAATCGCTGGCTAA
- a CDS encoding peptidylprolyl isomerase codes for MSPRQFLLVLFVSVASTVSAQGTGAQAPGAGGGANMELPEDPAAIIAVVGQTPILLGDLMPRIDAKIAEVSEKTGQEIPEEYVKAAKVNMMRPLLASAIQNKMMREAFLIDQVGTQAADKRAEADATLTSKARMMFFESEYPELAKQYKTEDRAELDRLLREKGTSLASRQREFVDQMLGHLYIRSKVDREPKVSIAEINEYYQTNREAFYKPTRARWEQMSVMFDRYPSREEAKQAIWEMGREAYFGGNLQAVAREKSQEPFASQGGLHDWTTKGSLASTKLEDQIFSIPTNAMSEVIEDDDGYHIIRVLDREEAGVVTLSEVQDEIRGKIREEKISKSQRDVLESMQHRIAIWSIFPDDVPGAQPLPIRVARLQ; via the coding sequence ATGTCGCCGCGTCAATTCTTGCTCGTTCTATTCGTTTCCGTCGCATCCACGGTGTCGGCCCAGGGTACTGGTGCGCAAGCACCGGGTGCCGGTGGTGGCGCCAACATGGAATTGCCCGAAGACCCTGCGGCCATCATTGCGGTTGTGGGACAGACGCCGATCTTGCTTGGCGATTTGATGCCTCGGATCGACGCAAAGATCGCGGAAGTGAGCGAAAAGACGGGGCAAGAGATCCCCGAAGAGTACGTGAAGGCTGCGAAAGTGAACATGATGCGACCGCTGTTGGCGTCGGCGATCCAAAACAAAATGATGCGAGAAGCCTTCTTGATCGACCAAGTCGGTACTCAGGCGGCGGACAAGCGAGCGGAAGCCGATGCGACGCTGACCTCCAAAGCCCGGATGATGTTCTTCGAGTCTGAGTATCCCGAACTCGCCAAACAGTACAAAACCGAAGACCGCGCCGAACTGGACCGTCTGCTTCGCGAGAAGGGCACGTCGTTGGCGTCGCGGCAACGCGAGTTCGTCGACCAGATGCTCGGGCACCTCTACATTCGCAGCAAAGTCGATCGAGAACCGAAGGTCTCTATCGCCGAAATCAACGAGTACTACCAAACCAACCGAGAAGCGTTCTACAAGCCGACGCGTGCGCGGTGGGAACAAATGTCGGTGATGTTCGACCGCTATCCCAGCCGCGAAGAAGCCAAACAAGCGATTTGGGAAATGGGCCGCGAAGCGTACTTTGGCGGCAACTTGCAAGCCGTGGCTCGCGAAAAGAGCCAAGAACCGTTCGCTAGCCAAGGCGGACTGCACGATTGGACGACCAAAGGTTCGTTGGCATCGACGAAGCTGGAGGACCAAATTTTCTCGATCCCGACGAACGCGATGAGCGAAGTGATCGAGGACGACGATGGCTATCACATCATTCGAGTGCTGGATCGCGAAGAAGCCGGTGTGGTGACGCTTAGCGAAGTACAGGACGAAATTCGCGGGAAAATTCGCGAGGAAAAGATCAGCAAGTCACAGCGGGATGTTCTCGAATCGATGCAACACCGGATCGCTATCTGGTCGATTTTTCCTGACGATGTTCCGGGAGCCCAGCCGCTGCCCATCAGAGTCGCCCGCCTCCAGTAA
- the ahcY gene encoding adenosylhomocysteinase: MSQVETDRLPYKVKDISLAEFGRKEIELAENEMPGLMALRKKYGKTKPLSGARIAGCLHMTIQTAVLIETLVELGAEVTWSSCNIFSTQDHAAAAIAAAGIPVFAWKGMSNEEFDWCIEQTLDFADGKKLNMILDDGGDLTAMVHDKFPELLTDIAGISEETTAGVHRLEVLNKTKRLQVPAININDSATKSKFDNLYGCRESLADGVKRATDVMLAGKVAVVCGYGDVGKGCAHSLKSYGCRVIVTEIDPINALQAAMEGFEVTTMDEACKEGRLFVTTTGNKDIILGNHISQMPNDAILCNIGHFDTEIDIAWIDKQVGAGKASVSEIKPSDVGAVDRYTFNDTGRSIIVLAKGRLVNLGCATGHPSFVMSTSFTNQVLAQLELWENRDNDKYKVQVYLMPKALDEEVARLHLSAVGVKLTKLTQEQADYLGVPVEGPYKPDHYRY; encoded by the coding sequence GTGTCACAAGTCGAAACGGACCGACTACCGTACAAGGTCAAAGACATCTCGCTGGCCGAATTCGGCCGCAAAGAAATCGAACTCGCTGAAAACGAAATGCCCGGCCTGATGGCTCTTCGTAAGAAGTACGGCAAGACCAAACCACTGAGCGGTGCCCGCATCGCCGGTTGTTTGCACATGACCATCCAAACCGCCGTCTTGATCGAGACGCTGGTTGAACTGGGTGCCGAAGTCACCTGGTCGTCGTGCAACATTTTCAGCACCCAAGATCATGCCGCTGCCGCGATCGCCGCCGCCGGTATCCCCGTCTTTGCTTGGAAGGGCATGTCGAACGAAGAGTTCGATTGGTGCATCGAGCAAACGCTTGATTTCGCCGACGGTAAGAAGCTGAACATGATCCTGGACGACGGCGGTGACTTGACCGCCATGGTTCACGACAAGTTCCCCGAACTGTTGACCGACATCGCCGGCATCAGCGAAGAAACCACGGCGGGCGTCCACCGCCTGGAAGTTCTAAATAAGACAAAACGTCTGCAAGTGCCGGCGATCAACATCAACGACTCGGCGACGAAGTCGAAGTTCGACAACTTGTACGGTTGCCGCGAATCGTTGGCGGACGGTGTCAAGCGAGCGACCGACGTAATGTTGGCCGGCAAGGTTGCCGTCGTTTGCGGTTACGGCGACGTGGGCAAGGGTTGTGCGCACAGCCTGAAGAGCTACGGTTGCCGAGTGATCGTTACTGAAATCGACCCCATCAACGCACTGCAAGCGGCGATGGAAGGTTTCGAAGTCACGACGATGGACGAAGCTTGCAAAGAAGGTCGTTTGTTCGTCACCACGACGGGCAACAAGGACATCATCCTGGGCAACCACATTTCGCAAATGCCCAACGATGCGATCCTTTGCAACATCGGTCACTTTGATACCGAGATCGACATCGCCTGGATCGACAAGCAAGTTGGCGCTGGCAAAGCAAGCGTCAGCGAAATCAAGCCTTCGGACGTCGGTGCGGTCGACCGTTACACGTTCAATGACACCGGACGCAGTATCATCGTGTTGGCCAAGGGCCGCTTGGTGAACTTGGGTTGTGCAACGGGTCACCCCAGCTTTGTGATGAGCACCAGCTTCACCAACCAGGTGTTGGCTCAATTGGAATTGTGGGAAAACCGCGACAACGACAAGTACAAGGTTCAGGTCTACCTGATGCCGAAGGCTTTGGACGAAGAAGTCGCGCGTTTGCACTTGTCGGCTGTTGGCGTGAAGCTGACCAAGCTGACACAAGAGCAAGCCGATTACCTGGGCGTGCCAGTCGAAGGCCCGTACAAGCCAGACCACTATCGGTACTAG
- a CDS encoding DUF1015 domain-containing protein, protein MPQISPFAALRYNLDHVGALSDVIAPPYDVIDPALQDALYKKHPANVIRIILNRTEPGDTTGDEKYARAAKFVAQWKSEGVLIREEKPAYYVYHQTFEVDGVAVTRRGFQGRVRTTPFGEGNIYPHEETHPKAKVDRLKLTTATKQNNSQIFGLYPDADNEVINLLDAATAGVTPIEATDHLGVRHTLWPVSDEAVIAKVDALMADRPMFVADGHHRYETSCNYKDQVAAEQGGSMPQDLPANFVMTMLVGMSDPGMIVLPTHRLLRGTKRFSSAEITAALAGYFDCEVVMGGIDVAGTVWGLMDEADEQGWIGLYAVKDDTWLLCKATEKAAAKMAEIAASQSQDWQGLGVSLLHRLVIDDLLFAKGHPKPTYVHDVAEVIDGLKGQGSQAESDSDEPYTLAALVMPAKLEHVEKISLHKERMPAKSTYFYPKLLSGLTFNPLA, encoded by the coding sequence ATGCCTCAAATTTCGCCCTTTGCCGCTCTCCGTTACAACCTCGATCACGTCGGCGCCCTCTCCGACGTCATCGCCCCACCGTACGACGTTATCGACCCGGCGCTGCAGGACGCGCTCTACAAGAAGCATCCCGCGAACGTCATTCGCATCATCCTCAATCGCACCGAACCGGGCGATACCACGGGTGACGAGAAGTATGCTCGGGCGGCGAAATTCGTCGCTCAGTGGAAGAGCGAAGGGGTGCTGATCCGTGAAGAAAAGCCTGCCTACTACGTCTATCATCAGACGTTCGAAGTCGACGGAGTCGCGGTCACGCGTCGAGGCTTTCAGGGCCGCGTTCGGACGACTCCCTTCGGCGAAGGCAACATCTACCCTCACGAAGAAACGCACCCCAAAGCGAAGGTTGATCGGCTGAAGCTGACGACGGCGACCAAGCAAAACAACAGTCAGATTTTCGGGCTCTATCCCGACGCCGACAACGAAGTGATCAACCTGCTGGACGCCGCGACCGCAGGCGTCACGCCCATCGAAGCCACCGATCACTTGGGCGTGCGGCACACGCTTTGGCCGGTTTCCGACGAGGCGGTGATTGCCAAGGTCGACGCGCTGATGGCTGATCGGCCGATGTTCGTCGCCGACGGGCACCATCGATACGAGACGAGCTGTAACTACAAGGATCAAGTGGCGGCAGAGCAGGGTGGTTCGATGCCCCAGGATCTCCCCGCGAATTTCGTCATGACGATGCTGGTGGGGATGAGTGACCCGGGCATGATTGTTCTGCCGACGCACCGGCTGCTGCGTGGTACCAAGCGGTTCTCGTCCGCCGAGATCACCGCGGCACTGGCGGGCTACTTCGATTGTGAAGTCGTGATGGGCGGTATCGATGTGGCGGGCACGGTTTGGGGATTGATGGACGAAGCGGACGAGCAGGGATGGATCGGCTTGTACGCGGTCAAGGACGACACGTGGTTGCTGTGCAAGGCCACGGAAAAGGCTGCGGCGAAAATGGCCGAGATCGCTGCCAGCCAGAGCCAGGATTGGCAAGGGCTTGGGGTCAGCCTGCTGCATCGTTTGGTGATCGACGATTTGCTGTTCGCGAAGGGGCATCCCAAGCCGACCTACGTGCACGACGTCGCGGAAGTGATTGATGGATTGAAAGGGCAGGGCAGTCAAGCCGAGAGTGACTCCGACGAGCCCTACACGCTGGCGGCGCTCGTGATGCCCGCGAAGTTAGAGCACGTCGAAAAGATCAGCCTGCACAAAGAACGAATGCCGGCCAAGAGCACGTACTTCTACCCCAAGCTGCTAAGCGGTCTAACCTTCAACCCACTGGCCTAG
- a CDS encoding sulfatase/phosphatase domain-containing protein: MKRFVLCLASFLMLIGLTDAKQPNILFVFSDDHAPQAIGAYGSKINQTPNLDRIANEGAIFRNSFCANSICGPSRACILTGKHSHKNGFLHNGNRFDGSQMTFPKLMQEAGYQTAIIGKWHLGTDPVGFDHWEVLPGQGSYYNPDFLQMDGKKKRYDGYCTDIITENTLKWLKEDRDPEKPFIMMCQHKAPHRNWSPPPRYYSLYNDVTIAEPDTLFDDWSGRSELLKQNEMSIANHLSWSHDMKFHGENYFPAHFSGAHNNGEYNRMTDAQKAAWDEAYEPQNQDFITRMKAGEYTDKQVIQWKYQRYIKDYLRCIQAVDDSVGSLLGYLDETGLAKDTIVIYSSDQGFYLGEHGWYDKRWMFEESLRMPFLVRWPGIIDAGVDSTAMIQNIDYGPTFLDVAGAQVPAEMQGRSMVELLKNQGKPSANWRDAIYYAYYENAAVHNVPLHDGVRNDRYKLMFFPRTREWNLFDLQTDPQEMTSVHKDPNYASILAGLQKRYRDLRQFYDVNTAVIPGTRGDEPNWAKRDREMTQKAKQGNVDLAFIGDSITQGWEGAGKDVWEKYYGKRKTINLGIGGDRTEHIIWRLTHGNLGKIQPKVAVLMIGTNNTGHFDQDPAQVAAGVQEILNILADKLPDTKVVLQGIFPRGDGPLDAKRLNNIAINQMIRRMADGSRVHFLEIGDQFLEADGTISKKIMPDKLHLSPEGYERWAKALEPSLVELGL; this comes from the coding sequence GTGAAACGCTTCGTCCTCTGCCTTGCCTCGTTTCTGATGTTGATTGGCCTGACCGACGCCAAACAGCCCAACATTCTGTTCGTATTTTCCGACGATCACGCGCCGCAGGCCATCGGAGCTTACGGTTCAAAGATCAACCAGACTCCGAATTTGGATCGGATCGCCAACGAAGGCGCCATCTTCCGCAATTCGTTTTGTGCCAATTCGATCTGCGGCCCCTCGCGAGCCTGCATTTTGACCGGCAAGCATTCGCACAAAAACGGATTTCTGCATAACGGAAACCGCTTCGACGGGTCGCAGATGACGTTCCCCAAGCTGATGCAGGAGGCCGGCTACCAAACTGCGATCATCGGAAAGTGGCATCTCGGCACCGATCCCGTGGGCTTCGATCACTGGGAAGTCCTGCCCGGACAAGGCAGCTACTACAACCCTGACTTTTTGCAAATGGACGGCAAGAAGAAACGCTACGACGGTTACTGTACCGACATCATCACGGAAAACACGTTGAAGTGGTTGAAGGAAGATCGCGATCCCGAAAAACCGTTCATCATGATGTGCCAACACAAGGCGCCGCACCGCAACTGGTCTCCGCCGCCTCGGTACTACTCGCTTTACAACGACGTCACCATTGCCGAGCCCGACACCTTGTTCGACGACTGGTCCGGTCGCAGCGAACTGCTGAAGCAAAATGAAATGTCGATCGCCAATCACCTTAGTTGGTCGCACGACATGAAGTTCCACGGCGAAAACTATTTCCCCGCGCACTTCTCTGGCGCTCACAACAACGGCGAATACAACCGGATGACGGATGCCCAAAAGGCGGCCTGGGACGAAGCGTACGAACCGCAAAACCAAGACTTCATCACGCGAATGAAAGCGGGCGAGTACACCGACAAGCAGGTCATCCAATGGAAATACCAACGCTATATCAAGGACTACCTGCGCTGCATTCAAGCCGTCGATGATTCCGTGGGCAGTCTACTGGGCTACCTGGACGAAACGGGATTGGCCAAAGACACGATCGTTATCTACAGCAGCGACCAAGGTTTTTACTTGGGCGAACACGGCTGGTACGACAAGCGTTGGATGTTCGAAGAATCGCTGCGGATGCCGTTCCTGGTCCGCTGGCCCGGCATCATCGATGCCGGAGTCGACTCGACGGCGATGATCCAAAATATTGACTACGGTCCGACGTTCTTGGATGTTGCGGGAGCCCAGGTGCCAGCCGAGATGCAAGGTCGCAGCATGGTTGAGCTACTGAAAAACCAGGGCAAACCGTCGGCGAATTGGCGTGACGCGATTTACTACGCGTACTACGAAAACGCCGCAGTCCACAACGTTCCCCTGCACGACGGCGTGCGAAACGATCGCTACAAACTGATGTTCTTCCCGCGAACGAGAGAGTGGAACCTGTTCGATCTGCAAACCGACCCACAGGAAATGACCAGCGTCCATAAAGACCCGAACTATGCGAGCATCCTTGCAGGATTGCAAAAGCGTTACCGCGACTTGCGCCAGTTCTATGACGTCAACACGGCTGTGATCCCGGGAACTCGAGGCGATGAACCCAATTGGGCGAAGCGTGATCGCGAAATGACGCAAAAAGCCAAGCAAGGCAATGTTGATTTAGCGTTCATCGGCGACTCAATCACTCAGGGATGGGAAGGTGCTGGGAAGGACGTTTGGGAGAAGTATTACGGCAAACGCAAAACGATCAATCTCGGCATCGGTGGTGACCGGACCGAGCACATCATTTGGCGTTTGACGCACGGCAATCTTGGCAAGATTCAACCCAAAGTTGCTGTGCTGATGATCGGGACCAACAACACGGGTCACTTCGATCAGGATCCTGCACAAGTCGCCGCGGGCGTTCAAGAGATTCTGAACATCTTGGCGGATAAGTTGCCGGACACGAAAGTCGTTTTGCAGGGGATCTTCCCGCGAGGCGATGGGCCGCTGGATGCCAAACGATTGAACAACATCGCGATCAATCAGATGATCCGCCGAATGGCCGATGGTTCTCGCGTGCATTTCCTAGAAATAGGCGACCAGTTCTTGGAAGCCGATGGCACGATCAGCAAGAAGATCATGCCGGACAAGCTGCACTTATCGCCCGAGGGCTATGAACGGTGGGCAAAGGCACTGGAGCCAAGCTTGGTAGAGCTAGGCCTGTAA